The Triticum aestivum cultivar Chinese Spring chromosome 7B, IWGSC CS RefSeq v2.1, whole genome shotgun sequence genome window below encodes:
- the LOC123157154 gene encoding ankyrin repeat domain-containing protein EMB506, chloroplastic: MLPWAATASSAAAAALLHASPRPASHRAALPHYRPSPSLPPPLSIAFRAPARVLPRGGDAFWEEPDDGSGSDYEDNGKQATVQRSSPFPSPLPLSRLVARRQQEREEQELRREIELLLTPEEEAILDQNETADVTKISSPKWHPLHTYALALQIPLMDKLLDNGVDIDLVDKDGFTPLHKAIIGKKEAVISHLLRKGANPHVTDRDGATPLHYAVQVGALQTVKLLIKYRVDVNVADVDGWTPLHLAVQSRNRDITKILLVNGADQTRRTNGGKTPLDLSLCFGRDFNSYDLAKLLKLVPANRGV; this comes from the exons ATGCTCCCATGGGCGGCcacggcctcctccgccgccgccgccgcccttctccaTGCCTCTCCGCGCCCCGCTTCACACCGCGCTGCACTACCTCACTACCGTCCATCTCCCTCTCTTCCGCCGCCGCTCTCAATTGCCTTCCGGGCCCCGGCACGTGTCCTCCCTCGCGGCGGCGACGCCTTCTGGGAGGAGCCAGACGACGGCTCCGGGAGCGACTACGAAGATAACGGAAAGCAAGCGACCGTACAAAGAAGCTCTCCTTTCCCTTCCCCCTTACCGCTCTCCAGGCTCGTTGCAAGGCGGCAGCAGGAGCGTGAAGAGCAGGAGCTCCGGAGAG AAATCGAGCTTCTCTTAACGCCGGAAGAAGAGGCTATCTTGGATCAGAATGAGACAGCTGATGTCACCAAAATATCATCA CCCAAATGGCATCCGCTTCATACATACGCGTTGGCGCTGCAGATACCTCTCATGGACAAGCTGCTGGACAATGGTGTTGATATTGATTTAGTTGATAAA GATGGTTTTACTCCTCTTCACAAGGCGATAATAGGCAAAAAGGAGGCTGTCATTAGCCATCTCCTAAGAAAAGGAGCAAATCCTCATGTCACAGATAGG GATGGAGCCACGCCACTACATTATGCAGTTCAAGTTGGTGCCCTGCAAACCGTGAAGCTGCTGATTAAGTACAGGGTCGATGTTAACGTTGCTGATGTT GATGGCTGGACACCACTGCATTTAGCGGTACAGAGTAGAAATCGAGATATAACAAAGATATTGCTTGTCAATGGTGCTGATCAGACAAGAAGAACCAAT GGTGGGAAGACTCCATTGGACCTGAGCCTATGTTTCGGAAGGGATTTCAACTCATATGATCTGGCAAAGCTTCTCAAACTTGTTCCAGCCAACAGAGGTGTGTGA